In one Gossypium hirsutum isolate 1008001.06 chromosome D09, Gossypium_hirsutum_v2.1, whole genome shotgun sequence genomic region, the following are encoded:
- the LOC107931516 gene encoding probable boron transporter 2, whose translation MEESFVPFGGIKNDIKGRLKCYKQDWTSGLSAGFRILAPTTYIFFASAIPVISFGEQLERDTDGVLTAVQTLASTALCGIIHSIIGGQPLLILGVAEPTVIMYRFMFDFAKNRPDLGSQLFLAWTGWVCVWTAILLFLLAILGACSIINRFTRLAGELFGLLIAMLFMQQAIKGLVDEFHIPERENPKSVDFQLSWRFANGMFAMVLSFGLLFTALRSRKARSWRYACGSLRGFVADYGVPLMVLVWTAVSYIPAGTIPKGIPRRLFSPNPWSPGAYENWTVVKDMLKVPVLYIIGAFVPATMIAVLYYFDHSVASQLAQQKEFNLRKPPSFHYDLLLLGFLTILCGLIGIPPANGVIPQSPMHTKSLATLKHQLLRNGLVTTARQFIHKNASLGQVYERMQEAYQQMQTPLVYQEPSARGLKELKESTIEMASNMENINAPVDESVFDIEKEINDLLPIEVKEQRLSNLLQATMVGGCVAAMPLIKKIPTSVLWGYFAFMAIESLPGNQFWERMLLLFTALSRRYKVLEEYHATFVETVPFKTIAMFTIFQTIYLFVCFGITWVPVAGVLFPLMIMLLVPVRQYVLPKFFKGAHLQDLDAAEYEESPDVPFNLITEGELVRTASFADDGEILDRMITRSRGEIRHMCSPKVTSSTGTTPSKEFKSIQSPRFSEKVYSPRISQLRGELSPGNAGRGPFSPRANEKPSNLGKG comes from the exons ATGGAAGAGAGCTTTGTACCATTTGGTGGGATAAAAAATGACATCAAAGGGAGATTGAAGTGCTACAAGCAAGATTGGACCAGTGGTCTTAGTGCTGGTTTTAG GATTTTAGCCCCCACCACTTATATATTTTTTGCATCAGCAATTCCTGTTATTTCATTTGGAGAACAATTGGAAAGAGACACAG ATGGGGTGCTCACAGCAGTTCAAACATTGGCTTCTACTGCACTATGTGGAATTATACATTCCATCATAGGAGGTCAACCTTTGTTGATCCTTGGAGTTGCAGAACCAACTGTAATTATGTACCGGTTTATGTTCGATTTCGCCAAGAACCGGCCTGATTTGGGGTCACAGCTCTTTCTTGCATGGACCGGATG GGTATGCGTTTGGACTGCGATTTTGTTGTTCTTGTTGGCTATCCTAGGAGCTTGTTCAATTATCAACAGGTTTACTCGTCTTGCCGGTGAGTTGTTTGGTCTTCTTATCGCGATGCTCTTCATGCAGCAAGCTATTAAG GGACTTGTGGACGAGTTTCACATACCAGAAAGAGAAAATCCAAAGTCGGTCGACTTTCAACTGTCGTGGAGATTTGCAAATGGGATGTTTGCTATGGTTTTGTCATTTGGACTCCTGTTTACTGCATTAAGAAGCCGGAAAGCAAGATCTTGGAGATATGCATGCG GATCGTTACGAGGCTTTGTAGCTGACTACGGTGTGCCATTGATGGTTCTGGTCTGGACTGCTGTTTCTTATATACCAGCTGGAACTATTCCGAAAGGAATTCCACGGCGTCTCTTTAGTCCTAATCCATGGTCTCCAGGTGCATACGAAAATTGGACCGTTGTGAAG GACATGCTAAAGGTTCCGGTGCTCTATATAATCGGAGCTTTCGTTCCGGCTACAATGATCGCGGTCCTATATTATTTCGACCACAGTGTAGCTTCGCAACTCGCTCAACAAAAGGAATTCAATTTGAGGAAACCACCTTCTTTTCATTATGATTTACTTCTTCTTGGATTCTTG ACAATACTATGTGGTCTTATTGGTATCCCACCAGCAAATGGTGTCATTCCACAATCTCCAATGCATACTAAAAGCTTAGCTACATTAAAGCACCAG TTGCTCCGAAATGGACTAGTAACAACAGCTCGCCAATTCATACATAAGAATGCAAGCTTAGGACAAGTGTATGAAAGAATGCAAGAAGCTTATCAACAGATGCAGACTCCGTTGGTTTACCAAGAACCTTCGGCTCGG GGATTAAAGGAACTGAAAGAATCAACCATAGAAATGGCTTCAAACATGGAAAATATTAATGCCCCGGTTGATGAGTCAGTATTTGATATCGAGAAGGAAATCAATGATCTATTGCCCATCGAGGTAAAAGAACAACGGCTTAGTAACTTGCTTCAAGCTACAATGGTTGGAGGATGTGTTGCAGCAATGCCTTTGATTAAAAAGATACCAACCTCAGTACTTTGGGGTTACTTTGCATTCATGGCTATCGAGAGCTTGCCCGGAAACCAGTTTTGGGAACGAATGTTGCTGCTCTTCACAGCTCTGAGTAGACGATACAA AGTACTAGAGGAGTACCATGCCACTTTTGTAGAAACCGTACCATTCAAAACAATTGCCATGTTCACGATATTCCAAACCATATACTTGTTTGTTTGTTTCGGGATTACTTGGGTTCCGGTCGCCGGGGTTCTTTTCCCATTGATGATCATGCTTTTGGTTCCTGTGAGACAATATGTTTTGCCCAAGTTTTTCAAAGGGGCACACCTTCAAGATTTGGATGCCGCCGAGTACGAAGAATCCCCGGATGTACCATTCAACCTTATAACC GAAGGAGAGCTGGTTAGGACAGCTTCCTTTGCTGATGATGGAGAGATTTTAGACAGAATGATTACCCGAAGCCGGGGTGAGATTAGACACATGTGCAGCCCGAAGGTAACAAGCTCGACCGGAACAACTCCCTCCAAAGAATTTAAGAGCATTCAAAGCCCACGGTTCTCAGAAAAGGTATATAGCCCCAGGATAAGCCAACTGAGAGGTGAGCTAAGTCCTGGGAATGCTGGAAGAGGGCCATTTAGTCCTAGAGCCAATGAAAAGCCATCAAATTTAGGCAAAGGTTAG
- the LOC107931463 gene encoding pentatricopeptide repeat-containing protein At5g66520, translated as MSSLQTLLAPSLSISFSSSNSKPCYSPLESLETCSSMAQLKQNHAHLTKLGLSSDNDAMGRLIKFCALFNDGDLGYALHLFDTLPHPDAFIYNILIRGYLLRRQAADCIVLYLRMLQDSVLPNKFTFPCLIRACSVDGAVEKGAQIHAHVFKFGFANDGFCLNNLIHMYVDFKALENARKVFNKMPRRDVVSWTTLISGYAQLGLVDAAFEVFERMPERNSVSWNAMIAAYVQSNRFHEAFALFNRMRAENLALDKFVAASMLSACTGLGALEQGEWIHKYIRNKGIELDPKLATTIIDMYCKCGCLEKAYETFKGLTYKSISSWNCMIGGFAMHGKGEAAISIFKDMEKQGIVPDNITFVNILSACSHSGLVEEGRYYFQYMTRVHRIEPMMEHYGCMVDLLGRAGLLDEAKKLIDQMPMTPDVGVLGALFGACRIHGNFELGEQVGKRVIELEPNNSGRYVLLANLYVKAGRYEDMANVRRMMNERGVKKVPGFSVIELEGEVNEFIAGGRDHPESKEIYAKLDEMLDRIRAIGYVPCSAEGVVEELDEEEEKENPLNYHSEKLAIAFGLLKTKAGDTFRITKNLRVCRDCHHASKLVSKVFDREIVVRDRNRFHHFKDGECSCKDYW; from the coding sequence ATGAGCTCGTTGCAGACCCTTTTAGCTCCTTCACTTTCCATTTCTTTCTCATCATCGAACTCAAAGCCCTGTTATTCACCTCTCGAATCCCTAGAAACATGCTCTTCCATGGCCCAACTCAAGCAAAATCATGCCCACCTCACCAAACTCGGCCTTTCCTCCGATAACGATGCCATGGGTCGCCTCATCAAGTTTTGTGCATTGTTTAACGACGGAGATTTGGGCTACGCACTCCACCTGTTCGATACATTGCCTCATCCGGATGCTTTCATTTACAATATCCTCATCAGAGGTTACTTGCTACGGAGACAAGCTGCCGACTGCATCGTTCTCTACTTGCGGATGTTGCAAGATTCTGTTTTGCCTAATAAGTTCACTTTCCCTTGTCTCATAAGAGCTTGTTCGGTTGATGGTGCTGTTGAAAAAGGGGCTCAAATTCACGCCCACGTCTTCAAATTCGGGTTTGCTAATGATGGCTTTTGTCTGAACAATTTGATTCATATGTATGTGGATTTCAAGGCTTTGGAAAATGCTCGGAAGGTGTTTAACAAAATGCCAAGGAGAGATGTTGTTTCTTGGACTACTTTGATAAGCGGGTATGCCCAATTGGGTCTTGTCGACGCCGCGTTTGAAGTTTTCGAGCGGATGCCGGAGAGGAATTCCGTTTCTTGGAATGCCATGATCGCTGCTTACGTGCAGAGCAACCGCTTTCACGAGGCTTTTGCTTTGTTTAATAGGATGAGGGCTGAGAATTTGGCGCTGGATAAGTTCGTGGCGGCTAGCATGTTATCGGCATGTACTGGGTTAGGAGCTCTCGAGCAAGGCGAGTGGATACATAAATATATCCGCAACAAAGGGATCGAACTTGACCCGAAGCTTGCTACAACCATTATTGATATGTACTGCAAATGTGGGTGCTTGGAGAAAGCTTATGAAACTTTCAAGGGTCTCACTTATAAGAGTATTTCTTCATGGAATTGCATGATTGGGGGCTTTGCAATGCATGGAAAAGGAGAAGCTGCCATTTCCATTTTCAAGGATATGGAAAAACAAGGGATCGTTCCCGATAACATCACCTTCGTAAACATCCTTAGTGCATGTTCGCATTCAGGGTTAGTTGAGGAAGGTCGCTATTATTTCCAGTACATGACTCGAGTTCACCGAATTGAACCCATGATGGAGCATTATGGATGCATGGTTGATTTGCTTGGAAGGGCTGGATTACTAGATGAAGCCAAAAAGCTAATTGATCAAATGCCAATGACTCCTGATGTAGGTGTACTAGGTGCTCTTTTCGGCGCGTGTAGGATCCACGGAAACTTCGAGTTAGGTGAACAAGTGGGCAAGAGAGTCATTGAACTGGAACCGAACAACAGCGGACGCTACGTATTATTAGCTAACTTATATGTCAAAGCCGGCCGATATGAAGATATGGCTAACGTGAGGAGAATGATGAACGAGAGGGGAGTGAAGAAAGTCCCTGGCTTCTCTGTCATTGAATTAGAAGGTGAAGTTAATGAATTCATAGCAGGAGGAAGAGACCATCCCGAAAGCAAAGAGATATACGCCAAACTCGATGAGATGCTGGACCGTATTCGAGCCATTGGGTACGTTCCTTGCAGTGCTGAGGGAGTGGTAGAAGAGCTtgatgaagaggaagaaaaggagAATCCTTTGAACTATCATAGTGAGAAGCTTGCCATTGCCTTCGGTTTGTTGAAAACAAAAGCAGGGGACACTTTCAGGATAACTAAAAATCTTCGAGTTTGCAGAGATTGCCACCATGCTAGCAAACTTGTCTCAAAGGTTTTTGATCGTGAGATCGTTGTTAGGGACCGGAATCGGTTTCACCATTTCAAAGATGGGGAGTGTTCCTGCAAGGATTACTGGTAG
- the LOC107931489 gene encoding proteasome assembly chaperone 4: MSSPPSSSSGKALDFEAASKSAVASVESLKFKPQDDIAGGVQVTSFSEIVDEVTLHFQIIRLAKQIYVWIGSTSANLGNLYAAAPTRPNNTVSVTSILGGVSDNTGSGIARRLVLKTGLNIIVACNIPKNNPMLEANAEKKLIEKLIALGHSRPKSQSSGPGLSSS, translated from the exons ATGTCTTCTCCTCCTTCCTCTTCTTCTGGTAAAGCATTGGACTTTGAAGCCGCATCAAAATCAGCCGTTGCTTCTGTCGAGTCCCTCAAATTCAAACCGCAAGACGACATCGCCGGCGGCGTGCAGGTCACTAGCTTTTCGGAGATCGTGGATGAAGTGACGCTTCACTTTCAAATCATTCGTCTCGCCAAGCAG ATATACGTATGGATCGGCTCTACCTCTGCTAATTTGGGAAATTTATATGCTGCTGCTCCTACACGACCT AATAATACGGTGAGCGTGACTTCAATTCTTGGAGGTGTTTCAGATAACACAGGCTCTGGAATTGCTCGACGATTAG TGCTAAAGACTGGTCTTAACATAATTGTGGCCTGCAATATCCCAAAGAATAACCCCATGCTTGAG GCAAATGCTGAAAAGAAGTTAATAGAGAAGCTAATTGCCTTGGGGCACTCGAGGCCGAAATCCCAATCCTCAGGTCCAGGGTTGTCTTCCTCATAG
- the LOC107931462 gene encoding uncharacterized protein, translating to MAAKKIIAICQSGGDFVTDKDGSLSYSGGEAFAIDINEQTSLSDFKSEIADMFSISSDNMSIKYFLPGNKKTLITISKDKDLQRMLSFLGDSLTVDVFVASDEAAARNVSNMRSRSSRTTVSEAVGVPIVAPANAALGMTDAIDDVDMYMPNETPIDCMPINIIEHHKAAQVWENTITGVDQRFNSFNEFREALHKYSIAHGFAYRYKKNDSHRVTVKCKAQGCSWRIYASRLSTTQLICIKKMNTMHTCGGAAVKAGYRATRGWVGSIIKEKLKISPNYRPKDIADDIKREYGIELNYSQAWRAKEIAREQLQGSFKEAYNLLPFFCEKIKETNPGSIVTFNTKDDSSFHRLFVSFHASISGFLQGCRPLIFLDSVSLNSKYQGNLFAATAADAEDGIFPVAFAVVDAEDEDNWTWFLRELKSAVPTSSQLTFVADFQNGLKQALADVFDKCYHSYCLQHLADKLNRELKGHLSHDARRFMISDFYSAARSPRLEGFQRDTELIRAISPEAYDWIIQSEPEHWANAFFGGARYNHLISTFGQQFYSWVSEAHEFPITQMIDELRGKMMEAIYKRRVDSSQWMTKLTPCNEEKLQKETAMARSFQVLLTQGSTFEVRGENPEVLAVVNIDHWDCSCKGWQLTGLPCSHAIAVIECIGRSPYDYCSQYFTTESFRLTYAESIHPVPNVDRPIEDELPEVTAVAVTVTPPPSKRPPGRPKKKQPESIDMMRRQLQCSKCKGLGHNKKTCKES from the exons ATGGCTGCGAAGAAAATTATAGCAATATGCCAGTCTGGTGGCGATTTTGTCACTGATAAAGATGGTTCATTGTCCTATAGTGGTGGTGAGGCCTTTGCTATAGATATTAATGAGCAAACTAGTTTAAGTGATTTCAAGTCCGAAATAGCAGATATGTTTAGTATTAGCTCTGATAACATGTCGATCAAGTACTTTCTCCCTGGAAACAAGAAGACCCTTATAACTATCTCGAAAGACAAGGATTTGCAGCGGATGCTTAGTTTTTTAGGCGACTCTCTCACCGTTGATGTCTTTGTTGCATCGGATGAAGCGGCTGCTCGTAATGTTTCCAACATGCGTAGTAG GTCTAGCAGGACGACCGTCTCAGAAGCTGTTGGGGTTCCTATCGTTGCTCCTGCCAATGCTGCTCTTGGAATGACCGATGCCATTGATGATGTTGACATGTACATGCCGAATGAAACTCCGATAGACTGTATGCCTATTAATATCATCGAGCATCATAAAGCTGCACAAGTGTGGGAGAATACAATCACTGGCGTTGACCAAAGATTTAATAGTTTTAATGAATTCCGAGAAGCCTTGCATAAATACTCAATTGCACATGGTTTTGCTTATAGGTATAAGAAAAACGATAGTCATCGTGTTACTGTTAAATGCAAAGCTCAAGGCTGTTCCTGGAGGATATATGCGTCGAGACTATCCACTACTCAATTGATTTGCAtcaagaagatgaacaccatgcATACGTGTGGAGGAGCTGCAGTAAAAGCTGGGTACCGGGCAACAAGGGGTTGGGTGGGAAGTATTATAAAGGAGAAATTGAAAATTTCCCCCAACTATAGGCCAAAAGATATTGCCGATGATATCAAGCGAGAATATGGAATTGAACTGAATTATTCTCAGGCATGGCGTGCAAAAGAGATTGCTAGGGAACAGCTTCAAGGATCCTTTAAAGAGGCATATAATCTCTTACCTTTTTTCTGTGAGAAGATAAAAGAGACTAACCCGGGCAGTATTGTCACCTTTAATACCAAGGACGACTCAAGCTTCCATCGACTGtttgtctcgtttcatgcctcgATATCTGGTTTTTTACAAGGTTGTCGACCCCTAATTTTTCTTGACAGTGTttctttaaattctaaatatCAAGGAAACTTGTTTGCTGCAACGGCTGCAGATGCGGAGGATGGTATTTTTCCTGTAGCTTTTGCTGTAGTTGATGCCGAGGATGAAGACAATTGGACTTGGTTTTTACGGGAACTCAAATCTGCTGTTCCTACATCTAGCCAGTtaacatttgttgcagattttCAGAATGGTTTAAAGCAGGCACTGGCTGATGTATTCGATAAATGCTACCACAGCTACTGTTTACAACATCTTGCTGACAAACTTAACAGAGAGTTAAAGGGGCATCTTTCTCATGATGCAAGACGGTTTATGATCAGTGACTTTTATTCTGCTGCTCGGTCACCACGACTTGAGGGTTTCCAGCGTGATACTGAATTAATAAGAGCCATTTCTCCTGAAGCTTATGACTGGATAATTCAAAGTGAACCAGAGCACTGGGCAAATGCCTTTTTCGGAGGAGCTAGGTATAACCACTTGATCTCGACCTTTGGGCAGCAGTTCTATAGTTGGGTATCTGAAGCACACGAGTTTCCTATAACACAGATGATTGATGAATTACGGGGTAAGATGATGGAGGCGATCTACAAACGTCGTGTGGATTCCAGTCAGTGGATGACAAAATTAACTCCGTGTAATGAGGAAAAGTTGCAGAAGGAAACTGCAATGGCGAGGTCATTTCAAGTGTTACTCACACAGGGTAGCACATTTGAAGTCCGTGGGGAAAATCCCGAGGTTCTTGCGGTTGTTAATATAGATCATTGGGACTGCAGCTGCAAGGGCTGGCAACTTACTGGTTTACCTTGCTCTCATGCTATTGCTGTCATTGAATGCATCGGTAGAAGTCCATATGACTATTGTTCTCAATACTTCACAACTGAGAGTTTCCGCTTAACATATGCCGAGTCCATTCACCCTGTTCCAAATGTAGACAGACCAATTGAGGATGAATTACCTGAGGTAACAGCTGTAGCTGTAACTGTAACTCCTCCTCCATCTAAACGTCCACCAGGTCGGCCAAAGAAGAAGCAGCCTGAATCGATAGACATGATGAGACGACAGCTCCAGTGTAGCAAGTGCAAAGGTCTTGGCCACAACAAGAAAACTTGCAAAGAATCCTAG
- the LOC107931488 gene encoding wall-associated receptor kinase-like 15 isoform X1, translated as MQHPLKHHLTLTLLALTSLSHFPPASPLTPCRTLCGTTAINYPFSIDDGCGAPQYRSMLNCTGTDLFFMTTSGRYKVQSIDYNKQTMVVYDPAMSTCSILQPHHDFVMTDVESVVIPPSSDTIFALLNCSIDSPVLNRYKNLCFNFSGHSCDELYGGCNAFRVFRSFTNSSPPCCFTGYDTVKYMSMNILDCSHYTSFINVDGLKGIGPADWVYGMKLSYAVPDTGCGRCTRSGGACGYDTETGVMMCLCSTSMNATRECAAGSNGDIGGAQKLALRTKFHAFALVVGALIYFVIFI; from the exons ATGCAGCACCCTCTAAAACACCACCTTACCCTAACCCTTTTAGCATTAACCTCACTTTCTCACTTCCCACCAGCTTCCCCCCTCACCCCATGCCGCACCTTATGTGGCACCACCGCCATAAACTACCCTTTCAGCATCGACGATGGCTGTGGCGCCCCACAATACCGCTCAATGCTGAACTGCACAGGTACCGACCTGTTTTTCATGACCACTTCGGGGCGGTACAAAGTCCAATCAATCGACTACAACAAACAAACCATGGTGGTTTACGACCCTGCCATGTCGACATGTTCCATTCTTCAACCCCACCATGATTTCGTTATGACCGACGTTGAATCCGTCGTGATACCGCCAAGTTCCGACACCATTTTTGCCCTTCTCAATTGTTCTATCGACTCGCCGGTGCTTAACCGGTACAAGAACCTTTGTTTTAACTTCTCAGGGCATTCGTGTGATGAGCTTTACGGTGGGTGTAATGCTTTTAGGGTGTTCCGTTCGTTTACTAATAGTTCGCCGCCGTGTTGTTTCACGGGGTACGATACGGTGAAGTATATGAGCATGAATATATTGGATTGCTCGCATTATACTAGTTTTATTAATGTTGACGGTTTGAAGGGGATTGGACCGGCGGATTGGGTTTACGGGATGAAATTGTCTTACGCCGTGCCGGACACCGGTTGTGGGAGGTGTACTCGGTCCGGCGGTGCTTGTGGTTATGATACCGAGACTGGTGTCATGATGTGCCTATGCTCTACTTCCATGAATGCTACGAGAGAATGTG CTGCAGGTAGCAATGGAGATATAGGAGGTGCTCAAAAGTTGGCATTGCGGACAAAGTTTCATGCATTTGCCTTGGTGGTGGGTGCATTGATTTACTTTGTAATATTCATATGA
- the LOC107931488 gene encoding wall-associated receptor kinase-like 15 isoform X2, which translates to MQHPLKHHLTLTLLALTSLSHFPPASPLTPCRTLCGTTAINYPFSIDDGCGAPQYRSMLNCTGTDLFFMTTSGRYKVQSIDYNKQTMVVYDPAMSTCSILQPHHDFVMTDVESVVIPPSSDTIFALLNCSIDSPVLNRYKNLCFNFSGHSCDELYGGCNAFRVFRSFTNSSPPCCFTGYDTVKYMSMNILDCSHYTSFINVDGLKGIGPADWVYGMKLSYAVPDTGCGRCTRSGGACGYDTETGVMMCLCSTSMNATRECGSNGDIGGAQKLALRTKFHAFALVVGALIYFVIFI; encoded by the exons ATGCAGCACCCTCTAAAACACCACCTTACCCTAACCCTTTTAGCATTAACCTCACTTTCTCACTTCCCACCAGCTTCCCCCCTCACCCCATGCCGCACCTTATGTGGCACCACCGCCATAAACTACCCTTTCAGCATCGACGATGGCTGTGGCGCCCCACAATACCGCTCAATGCTGAACTGCACAGGTACCGACCTGTTTTTCATGACCACTTCGGGGCGGTACAAAGTCCAATCAATCGACTACAACAAACAAACCATGGTGGTTTACGACCCTGCCATGTCGACATGTTCCATTCTTCAACCCCACCATGATTTCGTTATGACCGACGTTGAATCCGTCGTGATACCGCCAAGTTCCGACACCATTTTTGCCCTTCTCAATTGTTCTATCGACTCGCCGGTGCTTAACCGGTACAAGAACCTTTGTTTTAACTTCTCAGGGCATTCGTGTGATGAGCTTTACGGTGGGTGTAATGCTTTTAGGGTGTTCCGTTCGTTTACTAATAGTTCGCCGCCGTGTTGTTTCACGGGGTACGATACGGTGAAGTATATGAGCATGAATATATTGGATTGCTCGCATTATACTAGTTTTATTAATGTTGACGGTTTGAAGGGGATTGGACCGGCGGATTGGGTTTACGGGATGAAATTGTCTTACGCCGTGCCGGACACCGGTTGTGGGAGGTGTACTCGGTCCGGCGGTGCTTGTGGTTATGATACCGAGACTGGTGTCATGATGTGCCTATGCTCTACTTCCATGAATGCTACGAGAGAATGTG GTAGCAATGGAGATATAGGAGGTGCTCAAAAGTTGGCATTGCGGACAAAGTTTCATGCATTTGCCTTGGTGGTGGGTGCATTGATTTACTTTGTAATATTCATATGA
- the LOC107931380 gene encoding polygalacturonase At1g48100, whose translation MDLAHVCFFIWILAILTFYQHPINVNARYHYHKKQQKTKGSPFIDEAPAPAPALVPSTSADPPSIPSDPYPTDPGDTSDCIFDVTAYGAVGDGSSDDTAAFREAWKAACSVESATILVPSDNIFTITSTIFSGPCKPGLVLQVNGVLMPPKGPDCWPKADSLKQWLVFYRLDDMKLTGNGTIEGNGHEWWELPCKPHRGPKGSSLPGPCESPAMIRFFMSSNIVVSGLRIQNSPQFHMKFDGCEGVLIEELSISTPKLSPNTDGIHIENTKSVGIYNSMISNGDDCISVGPGCSNVDINGVTCGPSHGISIGSLGVHNSQACVSNITVRNAVIRESDNGVRIKTWQGGTGSVSGISFENIQMENVRNCIIVDQYYCLSKECLNQTSAVYVTDIRYKNIKGTYDVRNPPIHFACSDTVACTNITMAEVELLPQEGELVDDPFCWNAYGIEETLSIPPIGCLQEGMPQAITETSQYSC comes from the exons ATGGACCTCGCTCACGTATGCTTCTTCATATGGATTTTAGCCATTCTCACCTTTTATCAACACCCCATCAATGTAAATGCAAGGTACCATTACCACAAGAAGCAACAAAAAACCAAAGGGTCTCCTTTTATTGATGAAGCACCAGCACCGGCACCAGCACTAGTTCCTTCAACATCTGCTGACCCTCCATCCATTCCCTCGGACCCGTACCCGACCGATCCCGGCGATACATCGGACTGCATTTTCGATGTAACCGCATATGGTGCGGTCGGCGACGGTTCTTCAGACGATACGGCGGCGTTTAGGGAAGCATGGAAAGCTGCTTGTAGTGTTGAATCAGCCACCATTTTGGTACCATCTGATAACATTTTCACCATCACTTCTACTATCTTCTCAGGGCCATGCAAACCTGGACTTGTGCTACAA GTTAATGGGGTCCTAATGCCACCAAAGGGACCAGATTGTTGGCCAAAAGCTGATAGTCTCAAGCAATGGCTGGTGTTTTATAGGCTTGATGATATGAAGCTTACTGGTAATGGAACCATTGAAGGAAATGGACATGAGTGGTGGGAACTCCCTTGCAAACCTCACAGG GGTCCAAAAGGTTCGTCTCTGCCAGGACCATGTGAAAGCCCTGCT ATGATTAGGTTCTTCATGAGCTCCAATATAGTAGTAAGTGGCCTAAGGATCCAAAACAGCCCTCAATTTCATATGAAATTTGATGGGTGTGAAGGAGTTTTGATTGAAGAACTGTCCATTTCTACCCCAAAACTTAGCCCTAACACTGATGGGATCCACATTGAGAACACAAAATCTGTTGGAATTTACAATTCAATGATTAGCAATG GTGATGATTGCATTTCAGTTGGTCCTGGATGCTCTAATGTAGATATTAATGGTGTAACTTGCGGGCCAAGTCACGGGATCAG CATTGGGAGCCTCGGAGTGCATAATTCACAAGCATGTGTTTCGAACATAACCGTACGCAACGCGGTGATAAGAGAATCAGATAACGGGGTTAGGATCAAGACATGGCAAGGTGGGACGGGGTCGGTATCGGGCATATCGTTCGAGAACATCCAGATGGAGAACGTTAGGAACTGCATCATCGTTGACCAGTACTATTGTTTGTCGAAGGAATGCTTGAACCAAACCTCAGCCGTTTACGTCACTGATATTCGATATAAGAACATCAAAGGCACTTATGACGTAAGGAACCCCCCGATCCATTTCGCGTGTAGCGACACTGTCGCTTGTACGAACATAACGATGGCGGAAGTCGAGCTTTTGCCACAAGAAGGAGAATTGGTGGATGATCCATTTTGTTGGAATGCTTATGGTATTGAAGAGACCTTAAGTATACCTCCTATTGGTTGCTTGCAGGAAGGGATGCCCCAAGCAATAACAGAGACCTCTCAGTATAGTTGCTGA